The Nocardioides pantholopis genome window below encodes:
- a CDS encoding response regulator transcription factor encodes MRLVLAEDHALLRAGLTQVLEAHGFTVLTAVQDEGSLTAALRDPRAEGAVLDVRMPPTHTDEGLRAAVAVRATRPGFPVMVLSQYVEQLYARELLASGEGAVGYLLKDRVADVADFVEGVRRVLAGGTVLDPEVVASVMARHRDEPLDRLSPRERDVLALMAEGRSNAAIATALVVTEKAVAKHINSIFTKLDLPQDTDAHRRVRAVLTWLRV; translated from the coding sequence GTGCGTCTTGTCCTCGCCGAGGACCATGCACTCCTCCGGGCCGGCCTGACCCAGGTCCTGGAGGCGCACGGCTTCACCGTCCTGACGGCCGTCCAGGACGAGGGGTCACTGACCGCGGCGCTGCGCGACCCGCGCGCCGAGGGGGCCGTGCTCGACGTACGCATGCCGCCCACGCACACCGACGAGGGCCTGCGCGCGGCGGTCGCGGTCCGCGCGACGCGGCCGGGCTTCCCCGTGATGGTCCTCTCCCAGTACGTCGAGCAGCTCTACGCCCGCGAGCTGCTGGCCAGCGGCGAGGGGGCGGTCGGCTACCTGCTCAAGGACCGGGTCGCCGACGTGGCGGACTTCGTCGAGGGGGTGCGCCGGGTGCTCGCCGGCGGCACGGTCCTCGACCCCGAGGTGGTCGCGAGCGTGATGGCCCGGCACCGCGACGAGCCGCTGGACCGGCTCAGCCCGCGGGAGCGGGACGTGCTCGCCCTGATGGCCGAGGGCCGGTCCAATGCCGCGATCGCCACCGCGCTGGTCGTCACCGAGAAGGCGGTGGCCAAGCACATCAACAGCATCTTCACCAAGCTCGACCTGCCGCAGGACACCGACGCCCACCGGCGGGTCCGCGCCGTGCTGACCTGGCTGCGGGTCTGA
- a CDS encoding sensor histidine kinase, with translation MLTASGATPAEPPGRLRLTAYPAAQVLLALPALLVLVLLVLGSALTVVWIGLPVLLVAVPACRLLANRHRRMAGEVLGTPIPDQYRPTDARGPVRRVLGWAADPMTWRDLVWLLWTTTFGLVLSLVVVLLLVLVVTGGLWYFGTEPLMRARSIVDRWLLSTGHTELLEQRVQVLTETRAELVDHSAAELRRVERDLHDGAQARLVAVSMNLGLAESALATDPEAARRLVAQARTSASTALGELRSVVRGIHPPVLADRGVAGAVAALALDMAVPVRVDAHLPGRPPAPVESAVYFAVAECLANIGKHAAARHAWVELRHVDGALRVLVGDDGRGGADPSAGSGMRGVMRRLAALDGTMMVSSPVGGPTLVTLEVPCVLSSPRTMHSSGPA, from the coding sequence ATGCTGACCGCCTCCGGTGCGACGCCGGCCGAGCCACCCGGCCGCCTGCGGCTCACGGCGTACCCGGCCGCACAGGTGCTGCTCGCGCTCCCGGCACTGCTGGTCCTCGTGCTGCTGGTCCTCGGCAGCGCCCTCACCGTCGTGTGGATCGGGCTCCCGGTGCTGCTGGTAGCGGTCCCCGCCTGTCGATTGCTCGCCAACCGGCACCGCCGGATGGCCGGCGAGGTCCTGGGCACGCCGATCCCCGACCAGTACCGGCCCACCGACGCACGCGGCCCCGTGCGCCGGGTGCTGGGCTGGGCGGCCGACCCGATGACCTGGCGGGACCTGGTCTGGCTGCTGTGGACGACCACCTTCGGGCTCGTGCTGTCGCTGGTCGTGGTGCTGCTGCTGGTGCTGGTGGTGACCGGTGGGCTGTGGTACTTCGGCACCGAGCCGCTGATGCGGGCCCGCAGCATCGTCGACCGGTGGCTGCTCAGTACCGGTCACACCGAGCTTCTCGAGCAGCGGGTGCAGGTCCTCACCGAGACCCGGGCCGAGCTGGTCGACCACTCCGCGGCGGAGCTGCGCCGGGTCGAGCGGGACCTCCACGACGGCGCCCAGGCCCGTCTGGTCGCGGTCTCGATGAACCTCGGCCTGGCCGAGTCCGCGCTGGCCACGGACCCGGAGGCCGCGCGCCGACTGGTGGCCCAGGCGCGGACCTCGGCGTCGACCGCGCTCGGCGAGCTGCGCTCGGTGGTGCGCGGCATCCACCCGCCGGTGCTCGCCGACCGCGGCGTGGCCGGTGCCGTCGCCGCGCTGGCGCTGGACATGGCGGTGCCCGTACGGGTGGACGCCCACCTGCCCGGGCGGCCGCCGGCCCCGGTGGAGTCCGCTGTCTACTTCGCCGTCGCCGAGTGCCTGGCGAACATCGGCAAGCACGCGGCCGCCCGGCACGCCTGGGTGGAGCTGCGGCACGTCGACGGCGCGCTGCGGGTGCTGGTCGGCGACGACGGGCGCGGAGGCGCCGACCCGTCCGCCGGGAGCGGGATGCGGGGGGTAATGCGTCGTCTTGCCGCCCTCGACGGCACCATGATGGTCTCGAGCCCGGTCGGCGGGCCGACCCTCGTGACCCTGGAGGTGCCGTGCGTCTTGTCCTCGCCGAGGACCATGCACTCCTCCGGGCCGGCCTGA
- a CDS encoding MMPL family transporter, with protein MSNPLTAVPMRAARWSAAHPWRAILGWLALVVVAVGLAVLIPAQETSDADYRVGESGRADELVEAADLGAPDTEHVLLTARGGGPLDRSEVDAAAAELSRRADALSGVTAVSPVQWSEAGTAALVSIELEDDAEGVSAGLAEGLADATASVRADHAGLEVRQAGDHTLDEAINERVADDLGSAELISVPVTLLLMLLAFGALIAAGLPVLLAGTSVAATMGLMAPLSYLVPTEATVGSMIVLIGMAVGVDYSLFYLKREREERAAGRTTLDAIEIAAQTSGHSILVSGGAVIASVAALFVMGDATFNSLAAGSIVVVAVAVLGSITVLPALLAKLGRFVDRPRLPLLWRLNARIGRGGISSRVLAPVVRHPLVALVASGLVVAALAVPALGMKTGWADLETLPADIPEVATMKAIGAEFPTEGASARVVVASPDGETALTGALERLEADALEAGAFTGAGETRLSEDGSTAVLELGMPWAETDARAGAAVTELRESLAPAALAGLEGEYVVGGGVAEGLDYDEDQRFALPLVIGTVLLLTMLMMLSAFRSVPLALVSTALNLASVGVAFGMLALVFQHGWGSGALDFTSPGFVIQWIPLFVLVVLVGLSMDYHVFVVSRIREHVARGLPTRVAVERGIAETAGVVTSAAAVMVSVFSIFATLSMLEMKMMGVGLAAAILLDATLVRLVLLPAALILLGEHAWWPGRPDRPAGEQVEEHDPAYALT; from the coding sequence ATGTCCAACCCCCTCACCGCCGTGCCGATGCGGGCGGCCCGCTGGAGCGCCGCCCACCCGTGGCGGGCGATCCTCGGGTGGCTCGCCCTGGTGGTCGTCGCCGTCGGGCTCGCCGTTCTGATCCCCGCCCAGGAGACCTCGGACGCCGACTACCGCGTCGGCGAGTCCGGGCGCGCCGACGAGCTCGTCGAGGCCGCCGACCTCGGCGCCCCGGACACCGAGCACGTCCTGCTCACCGCCCGGGGCGGGGGCCCGCTCGACCGGTCCGAGGTCGACGCCGCGGCCGCCGAGCTGTCCCGGCGCGCCGACGCCCTCAGCGGCGTCACGGCGGTCTCGCCGGTGCAGTGGAGCGAGGCGGGCACGGCGGCCCTCGTCTCGATCGAGCTCGAGGACGACGCCGAGGGCGTCTCCGCCGGGCTCGCGGAGGGGCTCGCGGACGCCACCGCCTCGGTGCGGGCCGACCACGCCGGCCTCGAGGTCCGCCAGGCGGGTGACCACACCCTGGACGAGGCCATCAACGAGCGGGTCGCCGACGACCTCGGCTCCGCGGAGCTGATCAGCGTGCCGGTGACGCTGCTGCTGATGCTCCTCGCGTTCGGGGCGCTGATCGCCGCCGGACTGCCGGTCCTGCTGGCCGGCACCAGCGTCGCGGCGACGATGGGGCTGATGGCGCCGCTGTCGTACCTGGTCCCGACCGAGGCGACCGTCGGCAGCATGATCGTGCTGATCGGGATGGCCGTCGGGGTCGACTACTCGCTGTTCTACCTCAAGCGGGAGCGCGAGGAGCGGGCGGCCGGACGGACCACGCTCGACGCGATCGAGATCGCCGCCCAGACCTCCGGGCACTCGATCCTCGTCTCCGGGGGCGCGGTCATCGCCTCCGTGGCCGCCCTGTTCGTGATGGGCGACGCGACCTTCAACTCCCTGGCGGCCGGCTCGATCGTCGTCGTGGCCGTCGCGGTGCTCGGCTCGATCACGGTGCTGCCGGCGCTGCTCGCCAAGCTGGGGCGCTTCGTGGACCGGCCCCGCCTGCCGCTGCTGTGGCGGCTCAACGCGCGGATCGGCCGCGGCGGTATCAGCAGCCGGGTCCTCGCGCCGGTGGTCCGGCACCCGCTCGTCGCCCTGGTCGCCTCGGGCCTGGTCGTCGCCGCGCTGGCCGTGCCGGCGCTCGGCATGAAGACCGGCTGGGCCGACCTCGAGACCCTGCCGGCCGACATCCCCGAGGTCGCGACGATGAAGGCGATCGGCGCGGAGTTCCCGACCGAGGGGGCCTCGGCGCGCGTCGTCGTCGCCTCCCCGGACGGCGAGACGGCGCTGACGGGTGCCCTGGAGCGCCTCGAGGCCGACGCGCTCGAGGCCGGGGCGTTCACCGGGGCCGGCGAGACCCGCCTCTCCGAGGACGGGAGCACCGCCGTCCTGGAGCTGGGCATGCCCTGGGCCGAGACCGACGCGCGCGCGGGTGCCGCGGTCACCGAGCTGCGCGAGTCGCTGGCCCCGGCCGCCCTCGCCGGCCTCGAGGGCGAGTACGTCGTGGGCGGGGGCGTGGCCGAGGGGCTGGACTACGACGAGGACCAGAGGTTCGCACTCCCGCTGGTGATCGGCACGGTGCTGCTGCTGACCATGCTGATGATGCTCTCGGCGTTCCGGAGCGTCCCGCTCGCGCTGGTCTCGACGGCACTGAACCTGGCCTCCGTCGGCGTCGCGTTCGGCATGCTCGCGCTGGTCTTCCAGCACGGCTGGGGGAGCGGTGCGCTGGACTTCACCTCGCCGGGGTTCGTGATCCAGTGGATCCCGCTGTTCGTGCTGGTGGTGCTGGTCGGTCTCTCGATGGACTACCACGTCTTCGTGGTGAGCCGGATCCGCGAGCACGTCGCGCGGGGCCTGCCGACGCGGGTGGCTGTCGAGCGCGGCATCGCCGAGACCGCTGGCGTCGTCACCAGCGCCGCGGCCGTCATGGTGTCGGTCTTCTCGATCTTCGCCACCTTGAGCATGCTGGAGATGAAGATGATGGGCGTCGGCCTCGCGGCCGCGATCCTGCTCGACGCCACGCTGGTCCGCCTGGTCCTGCTGCCGGCCGCGCTGATCCTGCTGGGGGAGCATGCCTGGTGGCCGGGCCGTCCCGACCGGCCGGCGGGGGAGCAGGTCGAGGAGCACGATCCGGCGTACGCCCTGACCTGA
- the rpsO gene encoding 30S ribosomal protein S15: MSIGTDAETKKKIIAEYATTEGDTGSPEVQIALLSHRIAHLTEHLKQHKHDHHSRRGLLLLVGQRRRLLNYLQKTEIARYRSIVERLGLRR, from the coding sequence ATGTCGATCGGTACCGACGCGGAGACCAAGAAGAAGATCATCGCCGAGTACGCCACGACCGAGGGCGACACCGGTTCGCCCGAGGTGCAGATCGCGCTGCTGAGCCACCGCATCGCGCACCTCACCGAGCACCTCAAGCAGCACAAGCACGACCACCACAGCCGTCGTGGTCTGCTGCTGCTCGTCGGCCAGCGCCGTCGTCTGCTGAACTACCTGCAGAAGACCGAGATCGCGCGCTACCGCTCGATCGTCGAGCGCCTCGGCCTGCGTCGCTGA
- a CDS encoding polyribonucleotide nucleotidyltransferase: MTDPIISAVETVLDNGKFGTRTVKFETGLLARQAAGSVTAYLDDDTMLLSATTAGKHPKDHFDFFPLTIDVEERMYAAGQIPGSFFRSEGRPGEDAILTCRLIDRPLRPTFKKGLRNEVQVVITVMALNPDAPYDVLAINAASLSTQLSGLPFSGPVGGVRVALIEGQWVAFPSHSQLENAVFDMVVAGRVTDSGDVAIMMVEAEAPEQAWNLVQNGAAAPNEEIVASGLDAAKPFIKQLVEAQVELANVAAKPVQEFPIFLDYEDDAYAAVESAVKADLAAAMTIGDKQEREARTDELKAAVLEKLGAQFEGREKELGAAFRAVNKQLVRERVLRDKVRIDGRGLADIRPLHAEVDVIPRVHGSALFERGETQILGVTTLDMLKMEQQLDTLSPEKSRRYMHKYVFPPFSTGETGRVGSPKRREVGHGALARRALLPVLPTREEFPYAIRQLSEAMGSNGSTSMGSVCASTLSLLQAGVPLRASVAGIAMGLISGEVDGQTKYVALTDILGAEDAFGDMDFKVAGTREFVTALQLDTKLDGIPAEILAAALQQARDARHAILDVMAEAIDAPEEMSQFAPRIISVKVPVDKIGEVIGPKGKVINQIQDDTGASLSIEDDGTVYIGASNGEAAEAARAAVNAIANPTMPEIGERYLGTVVKTTNFGAFVSLMPGKDGLLHISKLRPLAGGKRVDAVEDIVSVGQKIQVQIAEIDDRGKLSLVPVVEESEGSAEAESAEATTEED, translated from the coding sequence TTGACTGATCCGATCATCAGCGCCGTCGAGACCGTTCTCGACAACGGCAAGTTCGGCACCCGCACCGTCAAGTTCGAGACCGGGCTGCTGGCCCGGCAGGCCGCCGGCTCGGTGACCGCCTACCTCGACGACGACACGATGCTGCTCTCGGCCACCACGGCCGGCAAGCACCCCAAGGACCACTTCGACTTCTTCCCCTTGACGATCGACGTCGAGGAGCGGATGTACGCCGCGGGCCAGATCCCCGGCTCGTTCTTCCGCAGCGAGGGTCGCCCGGGCGAGGACGCGATCCTCACCTGCCGCCTCATCGACCGCCCGCTGCGCCCGACCTTCAAGAAGGGCCTGCGCAACGAGGTCCAGGTCGTCATCACGGTCATGGCGCTCAACCCCGACGCGCCCTACGACGTGCTCGCGATCAACGCGGCGTCGCTGTCCACCCAGCTCTCCGGCCTGCCGTTCTCCGGCCCGGTCGGCGGCGTCCGGGTGGCGCTCATCGAGGGCCAGTGGGTCGCGTTCCCGAGCCACAGCCAGCTCGAGAACGCCGTCTTCGACATGGTCGTGGCCGGTCGGGTCACCGACTCCGGCGACGTCGCGATCATGATGGTCGAGGCCGAGGCGCCCGAGCAGGCCTGGAACCTCGTCCAGAACGGCGCCGCGGCGCCGAACGAGGAGATCGTGGCCAGCGGCCTGGACGCCGCGAAGCCCTTCATCAAGCAGCTGGTCGAGGCGCAGGTCGAGCTGGCCAACGTCGCGGCCAAGCCCGTCCAGGAGTTCCCGATCTTCCTCGACTACGAGGACGACGCGTACGCCGCCGTCGAGTCGGCCGTCAAGGCCGACCTGGCCGCCGCGATGACGATCGGCGACAAGCAGGAGCGCGAGGCCCGCACCGACGAGCTGAAGGCCGCCGTGCTGGAGAAGCTCGGCGCCCAGTTCGAGGGCCGCGAGAAGGAGCTCGGCGCCGCGTTCCGCGCCGTGAACAAGCAGCTCGTGCGCGAGCGGGTGCTGCGCGACAAGGTCCGCATCGACGGGCGCGGCCTGGCCGACATCCGGCCGCTGCACGCCGAGGTCGACGTGATCCCGCGGGTGCACGGCTCGGCGCTGTTCGAGCGCGGCGAGACCCAGATCCTGGGCGTCACCACCCTCGACATGCTCAAGATGGAGCAGCAGCTCGACACGCTCTCTCCGGAGAAGTCGCGCCGCTACATGCACAAGTACGTCTTCCCGCCGTTCTCCACCGGCGAGACCGGCCGCGTGGGCTCGCCCAAGCGCCGCGAGGTCGGCCACGGTGCGCTGGCCCGCCGCGCGCTGCTGCCGGTGCTGCCCACCCGCGAGGAGTTCCCCTACGCGATCCGTCAGCTCTCCGAGGCGATGGGCTCCAACGGCTCGACGTCGATGGGCTCGGTCTGCGCCTCGACCCTCTCGCTGCTGCAGGCCGGTGTCCCGCTGCGGGCCTCGGTGGCCGGCATCGCGATGGGCCTCATCTCCGGCGAGGTCGACGGCCAGACGAAGTACGTCGCGCTGACCGACATCCTCGGCGCCGAGGACGCGTTCGGCGACATGGACTTCAAGGTCGCCGGCACCCGCGAGTTCGTGACCGCGCTCCAGCTCGACACCAAGCTCGACGGCATCCCCGCCGAGATCCTGGCCGCCGCGCTCCAGCAGGCCCGCGACGCCCGCCACGCGATCCTCGACGTGATGGCCGAGGCCATCGACGCGCCCGAGGAGATGTCGCAGTTCGCGCCGCGCATCATCTCGGTCAAGGTGCCCGTGGACAAGATCGGCGAGGTCATCGGCCCGAAGGGGAAGGTGATCAACCAGATCCAGGACGACACCGGCGCCAGCCTGTCCATCGAGGACGACGGCACCGTCTACATCGGTGCGTCCAACGGGGAGGCCGCCGAGGCCGCCCGCGCCGCTGTCAACGCCATCGCCAACCCGACGATGCCCGAGATCGGCGAGCGCTACCTCGGCACGGTCGTGAAGACGACGAACTTCGGTGCGTTCGTCTCGCTGATGCCCGGCAAGGACGGCCTGCTGCACATCAGCAAGCTGCGTCCGCTCGCCGGCGGCAAGCGGGTCGACGCGGTCGAGGACATCGTCTCGGTGGGCCAGAAGATCCAGGTCCAGATCGCCGAGATCGACGACCGCGGCAAGCTGTCGCTGGTTCCGGTGGTCGAGGAGTCCGAGGGCTCCGCGGAGGCCGAGTCGGCCGAGGCCACCACCGAGGAGGACTGA
- a CDS encoding M16 family metallopeptidase, which yields MAPAIETTGQQLAAGRSSRSHTPAPAQHSASQQEVGTTRTLQTVRGADGQITSQVRRTVLPGGLRVVSEHLAGVRSASIGVWVGVGSRDESAQLHGCSHFLEHLLFKGTRGRSAFDLSIELDAVGGEVNAFTAKEYTCFHARVLDEDLALAVDVLGDMITDSVLSAEDVEAERDVILDEIAMHDDDPDDVVHNLFAEQAWGPTSPLGRGIAGTVESISALSREQIRRFYRRHYRPATTVVAVAGNVDHASLVRQVEESFGRNGFLDGDEAPAPPRAGGTRRRVHPGVVRATRPFEQVNLVLGMEGQARNDERRFALGVLNTALGGGTSSRLFQEVRERRGLAYSVYSFASHHADSGLVGVSVGCLPAKVDEVLEVVRAELARVASGGITEDELSRGKGQLRGGLVLGLEDSGSRMSRLGKAELVHDELLSIDDVLGRIEAVTLDEVAQVAAEVFGRREILAVVGPA from the coding sequence GTGGCTCCAGCCATCGAGACGACCGGCCAGCAGCTCGCTGCTGGCCGGTCGTCCCGTTCCCACACCCCGGCTCCCGCCCAGCACTCCGCGTCCCAGCAGGAGGTCGGGACCACCCGCACCCTGCAGACCGTGCGCGGGGCCGACGGTCAGATCACCTCGCAGGTGCGCCGTACCGTGCTGCCCGGCGGGCTGCGCGTGGTCAGCGAGCACCTCGCGGGGGTGCGCTCGGCCAGCATCGGGGTCTGGGTCGGGGTGGGCTCGCGCGATGAGTCCGCGCAGCTGCACGGCTGCTCGCACTTCCTCGAGCACCTGCTCTTCAAGGGCACCCGCGGCCGATCGGCCTTCGACCTCTCCATCGAGCTCGACGCCGTCGGCGGGGAGGTCAACGCGTTCACCGCGAAGGAGTACACCTGCTTCCACGCCCGGGTCCTCGACGAGGACCTGGCGCTGGCGGTCGACGTGCTCGGCGACATGATCACCGACTCGGTCCTCAGCGCCGAGGACGTCGAGGCCGAGCGCGACGTGATCCTCGACGAGATCGCCATGCACGACGACGATCCCGACGACGTCGTGCACAACCTCTTCGCCGAGCAGGCCTGGGGCCCGACCTCGCCGCTGGGCCGCGGGATCGCCGGCACCGTCGAGTCCATCTCGGCGCTGAGCCGCGAGCAGATCCGGCGCTTCTACCGGCGCCACTACCGCCCGGCCACCACTGTCGTCGCGGTCGCCGGCAACGTCGACCACGCCAGCCTGGTGCGCCAGGTCGAGGAGTCCTTCGGGCGCAACGGCTTCCTGGACGGCGACGAGGCTCCGGCGCCCCCGCGCGCCGGCGGCACCCGTCGGCGGGTCCATCCCGGCGTGGTCCGCGCGACCCGCCCGTTCGAGCAGGTCAACCTGGTGCTGGGCATGGAGGGCCAGGCCCGCAACGACGAGCGTCGCTTCGCCCTCGGCGTGCTCAACACCGCCCTGGGTGGCGGCACCTCCAGCCGGCTCTTCCAGGAGGTCCGGGAGCGGCGCGGACTGGCCTACTCGGTCTACTCCTTCGCCAGCCACCACGCGGACTCCGGCCTGGTCGGGGTCTCGGTCGGCTGCCTGCCGGCCAAGGTCGACGAGGTGCTCGAGGTCGTCCGCGCCGAGCTGGCCCGGGTCGCCTCCGGCGGCATCACCGAGGACGAGCTGTCCCGCGGCAAGGGACAGCTGCGCGGCGGGCTGGTGCTGGGCCTGGAGGACTCCGGGTCCCGGATGTCGCGGCTCGGCAAGGCCGAGCTGGTGCACGACGAGCTGCTCAGCATCGACGACGTGCTGGGACGCATCGAGGCCGTGACCCTGGACGAGGTCGCGCAGGTGGCGGCCGAGGTGTTCGGGCGCCGCGAGATCCTCGCGGTGGTCGGCCCGGCCTGA
- a CDS encoding transposase, producing the protein MAVLVLTVDQRDSRRSPDRVPAALELLDDVPALRGFQRTAGDEFQGVLDDPASLPRAVEPLLRAQAWSIGIGIGQVDLPLPEHARAGGGPAYLHARSAVTAAKTGPWHLRVVGDSPDARQLESALWLWAAVLGRRTLRGWEVADLVDAGLSYEQAGARLGISQSAVSQRAQAAGIVEGRRARELVTHLAVGALRQDEAP; encoded by the coding sequence ATGGCCGTCCTGGTGCTCACCGTCGACCAGCGCGACAGCCGCCGCAGCCCGGACCGGGTGCCGGCCGCGCTGGAGCTGCTCGACGACGTCCCGGCCCTGCGCGGCTTCCAGCGCACCGCCGGCGACGAGTTCCAGGGGGTGCTGGACGACCCGGCGTCCCTGCCGCGGGCGGTCGAGCCGCTGCTGCGCGCGCAGGCCTGGAGCATCGGGATCGGCATCGGGCAGGTCGACCTGCCGCTGCCCGAGCACGCCCGGGCCGGTGGCGGGCCGGCGTACCTGCACGCCCGCAGCGCGGTCACCGCCGCGAAGACCGGCCCCTGGCACCTCCGCGTCGTGGGCGACTCCCCCGACGCCCGCCAGCTGGAGTCCGCGCTCTGGCTGTGGGCGGCCGTCCTCGGACGCCGCACCCTGCGCGGGTGGGAGGTCGCCGACCTCGTGGACGCGGGCCTCTCCTACGAGCAGGCCGGCGCCCGACTCGGGATCAGCCAGTCCGCGGTCAGCCAGCGGGCCCAGGCCGCGGGCATCGTCGAGGGACGGCGCGCCCGGGAGCTCGTCACCCACCTGGCCGTCGGCGCCCTGCGGCAGGATGAGGCGCCGTGA
- a CDS encoding class I SAM-dependent methyltransferase, translating into MVVQTIPARIRWAVEFMDIQPSDHVLEIGCGPGAGAEAICSRLTSGKLFAIDRSESGVDRTKRRNARFIQAGRLTVRQIDLATLRVPVKRLNKVYAFNVNLFWVRDCADEVALLHERVVPGGAVYLFFEAKFPEQMPTVIEKASAALADGGFRVSVVEQKNPAVVGIIGRR; encoded by the coding sequence ATGGTGGTGCAGACAATTCCTGCGCGGATCCGCTGGGCGGTGGAGTTCATGGACATCCAGCCGTCGGACCATGTCCTGGAGATCGGGTGCGGGCCGGGGGCCGGCGCCGAGGCGATCTGCTCCCGGCTGACGAGCGGCAAGCTCTTCGCGATCGACCGCTCGGAGTCGGGGGTCGACCGGACCAAGCGCCGCAACGCCCGCTTCATCCAGGCCGGTCGGCTGACCGTGCGGCAGATCGACCTCGCGACGCTGCGGGTCCCGGTGAAGCGGCTGAACAAGGTCTACGCGTTCAACGTGAACCTGTTCTGGGTCCGCGACTGCGCGGACGAGGTCGCGCTCCTGCACGAGCGGGTGGTGCCCGGAGGAGCTGTCTACCTGTTCTTCGAGGCGAAGTTCCCCGAGCAGATGCCCACCGTGATCGAGAAGGCGTCGGCGGCCCTGGCCGACGGCGGGTTCCGGGTCTCGGTGGTGGAGCAGAAGAATCCGGCCGTCGTGGGGATCATCGGCCGACGGTAA
- the dapB gene encoding 4-hydroxy-tetrahydrodipicolinate reductase, with protein MIKVGVLGARGRLGSVICEAVETAPDTDLVARIGSGDRIEELVEAGAQAVVDVTRPEAVMGNLEFCLRHGIHAVVGTTGFDEERLATLRGWLEQAPGTGVLIAPNFSIGAILMMRFAAAAAPFYESVEIVEMHHPDKVDAPSGTARRTAELVAEARRAAGAGPVPDATSTGLEGARGAEVDGIRVHGLRIRGAVAHQEVVLGGVGETLTVRHDSLDRVSFTPGVLAGLRAVVDRPGLTVGLEHVLDLP; from the coding sequence GTGATCAAGGTCGGAGTCCTCGGCGCCCGTGGACGGCTGGGCTCGGTGATCTGCGAGGCGGTCGAGACGGCGCCGGACACCGACCTGGTCGCCCGGATCGGCTCCGGTGACCGGATCGAGGAGCTGGTCGAGGCCGGCGCCCAGGCCGTGGTCGACGTCACCCGCCCGGAGGCGGTGATGGGGAACCTGGAGTTCTGCCTGCGCCACGGCATCCACGCGGTCGTCGGCACCACCGGCTTCGACGAGGAGCGGCTCGCCACGCTGCGCGGCTGGCTCGAGCAGGCGCCGGGGACGGGGGTGCTGATCGCCCCGAACTTCTCGATCGGCGCGATCCTGATGATGCGCTTCGCCGCCGCCGCGGCCCCGTTCTACGAGTCGGTCGAGATCGTCGAGATGCACCACCCCGACAAGGTCGACGCGCCGAGCGGCACGGCCCGGCGTACCGCCGAGCTGGTCGCCGAGGCGCGCCGCGCGGCCGGCGCGGGGCCGGTCCCGGACGCGACGTCCACGGGGCTCGAGGGGGCCCGCGGGGCCGAGGTCGACGGGATCCGGGTGCACGGCCTGCGGATCCGCGGGGCCGTGGCGCACCAGGAGGTGGTGCTCGGTGGGGTGGGGGAGACCCTGACCGTCCGGCACGACTCCCTGGACCGGGTCTCGTTCACGCCCGGCGTGCTCGCCGGCCTGCGCGCGGTCGTCGACCGCCCCGGCCTGACGGTCGGGCTCGAGCACGTCCTCGACCTGCCCTGA
- a CDS encoding AzlD domain-containing protein: MTWVAVLVAAGGCYLLKLGGLSVPPRVLERPLVSRVADLIPVALLAALVAVQVFADGRHLVLDARVAGLATAVVLLLLRAPFLVVVFGAAAVAAGLRLL; encoded by the coding sequence ATGACCTGGGTCGCGGTGCTCGTGGCCGCCGGCGGCTGCTACCTGCTGAAGCTCGGCGGGCTCTCGGTGCCGCCGCGGGTGCTGGAGCGGCCGCTGGTGAGCCGGGTGGCCGACCTGATCCCGGTGGCGCTGCTGGCGGCGCTGGTGGCCGTCCAGGTCTTCGCGGACGGCCGGCACCTGGTGCTCGACGCGCGGGTCGCCGGGCTCGCCACGGCAGTGGTCCTGCTCCTGCTGCGCGCGCCGTTCCTCGTGGTGGTCTTCGGCGCGGCCGCCGTCGCCGCCGGGCTGCGGCTGCTCTGA